One Loxodonta africana isolate mLoxAfr1 chromosome 4, mLoxAfr1.hap2, whole genome shotgun sequence genomic region harbors:
- the LOC135231374 gene encoding olfactory receptor 6C2-like: MIDTVKMICNKISLNMTCRLDKSQESVMTNRTVTTFILLGLTDDPQLQVLIFIFLFLTYMLSVTGNLTIITLILLDSHLKTAMYFFLQNFSFLEISFTSACIPRYLYNIGTGDKLITYSACASQVFFTDLFGVTEFFLLAAMAYDRYVAICKPLHYVTIMNSTVCRRIIFCCWVAGLFITIPPLILGLNLEFCNLNTIDHFICDASPLLKISCSNTWVMEQTVLICAVLTFIMTLMCVFLSYIYIIKTILGFLSAQQKKKAFSTCSSHMIVASITYGSCIFTYIKPSAKNSVAINKGVTVLTTSIAPMLNPFIYTLRNKQVKQAFNDSVKRIVIFSKK; this comes from the coding sequence ATGATAGATACTGTTAAAATGATCTGTAATAAAATATCTCTAAATATGACATGCAGATTGGACAAAAGTCAGGAGTCAGTGATGACAAACCGCACAGTAACGACATTCATCCTgctgggactgacagatgacccacagctgcaggttttgatttttatctttctctttctcacctACATGTTGAGTGTAACTGGGAACCTGACAATCATCACACTCATCTTACTGGATTCTCACCTCAAGACAGCCATGTACTTCTTtctacaaaatttctccttcttagagaTCTCATTCACATCTGCCTGTATTCCCAGATACTTGTACAACATAGGAACAGGTGACAAGCTCATTACCTATAGTGCCTGTGCCAGTCAAGTATTTTTTACTGACCTCTTTGGTGTGACAGAATTTTTCCTCCTGGcagccatggcctatgaccgctatgtggccatctgcaaacccctacACTACGTGACCATCATGAACAGCACAGTCTGCAGAAGAATTATATTTTGCTGTTGGGTGGCTGGTCTGTTTATTACAATCCCCCCACTCATCCTGGGCTTGAATCTGGAATTTTGCAATTTGAATACTATTGATCATTTTATCTGTGATGCATCTCCCCTCCTGAAGATCTCTTGTTCAAATACTTGGGTCATGGAACAGACTGTTTTAATCTGTGCTGTGCTGACTTTCATTATGACACTTATGTGTGTCTTTCTGTCCTACATTTATATCATCAAGACAATTCTAGGATTTCTATCTGCccagcaaaagaaaaaagccttttctacttgttcttcccacatgattgtgGCTTCTATCACCTATGGCAGCTGCATCTTCACCTACATTAAACCTTCAGCAAAGAATTCAGTGGCCATTAATAAGGGTGTGACAGTGCTCACCACTTCCATCGCCCCCATGCTGAATCCCTTCATTTACACCCTGAGGAACAAGCAAGTAAAACAGGCCTTCAATGACTCAGTGAAAAGAAttgtaatattttcaaagaaatag
- the LOC135231375 gene encoding olfactory receptor 6C2-like produces the protein MMKNNTAFILLGLTNDPQLKVVIFILLFLTYMLSVTGKLTIIFLTFISSHLKTAMYFFLQNLSFLEISFISACIPRYLYNMSVGDRTITYKSCIIQTFFTDLFGVTEFFLLDTMSYHRYVAICKPLYYMTIMNNKVCRRLILYCWTAGLWIILPPLSLGLNLEFCDSNVIDHFACDASPLLKISCSETWLVEHVVMVCAVLTFITTLVCVVLSYVCVINTILQFPSAQQRKKAFSTCSSHMIVVSITYGSCIFIYVKPLAKNSVAINKGVMVLLTSIVPMLNPFIYTLRKKQVKEAFNDSIKRIALFLKK, from the coding sequence ATGATGAAAAACAACACAGCATTTATCCTGCTGGGACTGACCAATGACCCACAACTGAAGGTTGTGATTTTCATCCTTCTATTTCTCACCTACATGTTGAGTGTAACTGGGAAACTAACAATCATTTTCCTCACCTTCATCAGTTCTCACCTTAAAACtgccatgtactttttcctacaAAATctctccttcttagaaatctcATTTATATCTGCTTGTATTCCCAGATACCTCTACAACATGTCAGTCGGTGACAGGACAATCACATACAAGAGTTGTATCATTCAAACTTTTTTTACTGACCTCTTTGGTGTAACAGAATTTTTTCTCCTGGACACCATGTCCTATCACCGATATgtagccatctgcaaacccctatATTACATGACCATCATGAACAACAAGGTCTGTAGAAGACTCATCTTGTATTGCTGGACAGCTGGCTTGTGGATCATACTCCCACCACTTAGCCTGGGCCTAAATCTGGAATTCTGTGACTCTAATGTCATTGACCATTTTGCCTGTGATGCATCCCCTCTCCTAAAGATCTCATGCTCAGAAACATGGCTCGTAGAGCACGTGGTCATGGTTTGTGCTGTGttgacctttatcaccacccttgtATGTGTTGTTCTGTCCTATGTATGCGTCATCAATACCATTCTTCAATTCCCTTCTGCCCAGCAAAGGAAAAAGGCATTTTCTACCTGCTCTTCCCACATGATTGTGGTTTCCATCACCTATGGCAGCTGCATCTTCATCTACGTCAAACCTTTAGCAAAGAATTCAGTGGCCATTAATAAGGGTGTGATGGTGCTCCTGACTTCCATTGtccccatgctgaaccccttcATTTACACCCTGAGGAAAAAGCAAGTAAAAGAAGCCTTCAATGACTCAATCAAAAGGATTGCATTGTTCTTAAAGAAGTAA